The following proteins come from a genomic window of Dreissena polymorpha isolate Duluth1 chromosome 1, UMN_Dpol_1.0, whole genome shotgun sequence:
- the LOC127862143 gene encoding uncharacterized protein LOC127862143 isoform X2, which translates to MRGIFSSVLVVVGGLLTLADGHGRLIMPPGRSTMWRYGFNTPHNYDDNQLSCGGYGTQYYRNGGRCGICGDPFDGQRDNEAGGKFATATIAATYTQGQIFTVQLEITVNHGGWFEFRLCPNNDFTKRATQECLDKYLLEQTTGGARYTLNEGRGIKTVTLKLPKDLTCSQCVLQWKWNTASNTRCDGSQCCRGCGPQEQFYGCSDVTILAGNGGSVPQAPPSQNQGAKPQPLPSSQGSVFPDSFIPSYSGSGQVAPPETLGVGSTAGKCAATKEYRLVNNGADAWCVTNCRLFNNCPKERCTDECRQSLSECKAKPFYVSRFGAPELANVWCRQQCTQSICPLEFCEKSCLM; encoded by the exons ATGCGAGGAATATTTAGTTCAGTGCTGGTCGTCGTCGGCGGTCTTCTAACCCTTGCCGACGGGCATGGTCGGCTCATCATGCCGCCGGGTCGTTCAACCATGTGGCGTTACGGGTTCAATACTCCGCACAACTATGACGACAACCAGCTGTCATGCGGAGGATACGGG ACGCAGTACTATCGCAATGGCGGAAGGTGTGGAATCTGCGGCGACCCATTCGATGGACAACGTGACAACGAGGCTGGCGGGAAGTTCGCTACCGCAACTATCGCCGCCACGTACACACAGGGACAGATCTTCACGGTACAGCTCGAGATCACAGTCAACCACGGCGGCTGGTTCGAGTTTAGACTGTGTCCAAACAATGACTTCACGAAGCGCGCGACACAGGAGTGTCTGGACAAGTATTTGCTTGAGCAGACGACAGGTGGCGCGCGCTACACGCTAAATGAGGGGAGAGGGATAAAAACAGTGACCTTGAAGTTGCCCAAGGACCTGACCTGCTCACAGTGCGTCCTTCAATGGAAATGGAACACAG CCAGTAACACTCGCTGTGACGGCTCGCAGTGTTGCCGCGGATGTGGCCCGCAGGAGCAGTTCTACGGATGCTCGGACGTCACCATACTGGCCGGAAATGGAGGCAGTGTACCGCAG GCCCCGCCCTCACAAAACCAGGGCGCAAAACCACAACCGCTTCCTTCCAGCCAAGGTTCGGTCTTCCCAGACTCCTTCATACCGTCCTATTCCGGTAGCGGTCAAGTGGCGCCGCCGGAAACTCTCGGCGTCGGCTCGACCGCCGGCAAATGCGCGGCCACCAAGGAATATCGGCTTGTAAACAACGGTGCCGACGCGTGGTGTGTTACCAACTGTCGGCTCTTCAATAATTGTCCCAAAGAGAGATGTACCGACGAATGCCGACAGTCTCTGAGTGAGTGCAAAGCAAAACCATTCTACGTGTCGAGATTCGGGGCGCCCGAGTTGGCCAATGTTTGGTGCAGGCAGCAGTGCACGCAGAGTATTTGCCCGCTAGAGTTCTGTGAAAAGTCATGCCTAATGTAG
- the LOC127862143 gene encoding uncharacterized protein LOC127862143 isoform X1: MVIMRGIFSSVLVVVGGLLTLADGHGRLIMPPGRSTMWRYGFNTPHNYDDNQLSCGGYGTQYYRNGGRCGICGDPFDGQRDNEAGGKFATATIAATYTQGQIFTVQLEITVNHGGWFEFRLCPNNDFTKRATQECLDKYLLEQTTGGARYTLNEGRGIKTVTLKLPKDLTCSQCVLQWKWNTASNTRCDGSQCCRGCGPQEQFYGCSDVTILAGNGGSVPQAPPSQNQGAKPQPLPSSQGSVFPDSFIPSYSGSGQVAPPETLGVGSTAGKCAATKEYRLVNNGADAWCVTNCRLFNNCPKERCTDECRQSLSECKAKPFYVSRFGAPELANVWCRQQCTQSICPLEFCEKSCLM, translated from the exons ATG GTTATCATGCGAGGAATATTTAGTTCAGTGCTGGTCGTCGTCGGCGGTCTTCTAACCCTTGCCGACGGGCATGGTCGGCTCATCATGCCGCCGGGTCGTTCAACCATGTGGCGTTACGGGTTCAATACTCCGCACAACTATGACGACAACCAGCTGTCATGCGGAGGATACGGG ACGCAGTACTATCGCAATGGCGGAAGGTGTGGAATCTGCGGCGACCCATTCGATGGACAACGTGACAACGAGGCTGGCGGGAAGTTCGCTACCGCAACTATCGCCGCCACGTACACACAGGGACAGATCTTCACGGTACAGCTCGAGATCACAGTCAACCACGGCGGCTGGTTCGAGTTTAGACTGTGTCCAAACAATGACTTCACGAAGCGCGCGACACAGGAGTGTCTGGACAAGTATTTGCTTGAGCAGACGACAGGTGGCGCGCGCTACACGCTAAATGAGGGGAGAGGGATAAAAACAGTGACCTTGAAGTTGCCCAAGGACCTGACCTGCTCACAGTGCGTCCTTCAATGGAAATGGAACACAG CCAGTAACACTCGCTGTGACGGCTCGCAGTGTTGCCGCGGATGTGGCCCGCAGGAGCAGTTCTACGGATGCTCGGACGTCACCATACTGGCCGGAAATGGAGGCAGTGTACCGCAG GCCCCGCCCTCACAAAACCAGGGCGCAAAACCACAACCGCTTCCTTCCAGCCAAGGTTCGGTCTTCCCAGACTCCTTCATACCGTCCTATTCCGGTAGCGGTCAAGTGGCGCCGCCGGAAACTCTCGGCGTCGGCTCGACCGCCGGCAAATGCGCGGCCACCAAGGAATATCGGCTTGTAAACAACGGTGCCGACGCGTGGTGTGTTACCAACTGTCGGCTCTTCAATAATTGTCCCAAAGAGAGATGTACCGACGAATGCCGACAGTCTCTGAGTGAGTGCAAAGCAAAACCATTCTACGTGTCGAGATTCGGGGCGCCCGAGTTGGCCAATGTTTGGTGCAGGCAGCAGTGCACGCAGAGTATTTGCCCGCTAGAGTTCTGTGAAAAGTCATGCCTAATGTAG